A window of Phycobacter azelaicus contains these coding sequences:
- a CDS encoding NAD(P)/FAD-dependent oxidoreductase, translated as MSHIVVIGAGQAGSSLVAKLRKEGFEGEITLIGAETAPPYQRPPLSKAYLLGEMEKERLFLRPESFYADNSITLKLGAAVTGIDPVAKTVSLADETIAYDQLALTTGSEPRRLPAAIGGDLDGVFVVRGLPDVDAMAPHVTAGKSVLIVGGGYIGLEAAAVCAKRDLNVTLVEMADRILQRVAAPETSDYFRALHQGHGVDIREGTGLERLEGEDGKVARAVLGDGSTLDVDFVVVGVGIAPATALAEQAGLTLENGIRVDAQGRTSDPSIWAAGDCASFPYQGGRIRLESVPNAIDQAEVVAQNMLGAGKDYVAQPWFWSDQYDVKLQIAGLNSGYDNVVTRKGEGQTVSFWYYKGDQLVAVDAMNDPRAYMVGKRLIDGGKTAEKAVVADPEADLKPLLKA; from the coding sequence ATGAGCCATATCGTGGTAATCGGAGCGGGGCAGGCGGGGTCCTCACTTGTGGCAAAGCTGCGCAAGGAGGGTTTCGAGGGGGAGATCACCCTGATTGGTGCCGAAACCGCACCACCCTATCAGCGTCCGCCCCTGTCCAAGGCCTACCTGCTGGGTGAAATGGAGAAAGAACGGCTGTTCCTGCGCCCCGAAAGTTTCTATGCCGACAATAGCATCACCCTGAAACTGGGCGCTGCCGTCACCGGGATTGATCCGGTGGCCAAGACGGTCAGCCTTGCGGATGAGACCATTGCCTATGATCAGCTTGCGCTGACCACGGGATCGGAGCCACGGCGCCTGCCTGCTGCCATTGGCGGCGATTTGGACGGGGTGTTCGTTGTCCGTGGCCTGCCGGATGTGGATGCCATGGCGCCTCATGTGACGGCAGGCAAGAGCGTGCTGATCGTGGGCGGAGGCTATATCGGGCTGGAAGCCGCCGCGGTCTGCGCCAAACGGGACCTCAACGTCACTTTGGTGGAGATGGCCGACCGGATCCTGCAACGGGTGGCAGCACCTGAAACCTCTGACTACTTCCGCGCGCTGCATCAGGGGCACGGCGTCGACATCCGCGAAGGCACCGGGCTGGAGCGGCTGGAAGGCGAGGACGGCAAGGTCGCGCGGGCGGTGCTGGGCGATGGCAGCACGCTGGACGTGGATTTCGTGGTGGTTGGTGTCGGCATTGCCCCGGCAACGGCCTTGGCCGAACAGGCGGGACTAACGCTTGAGAACGGCATCCGGGTGGACGCGCAGGGGCGTACCTCGGATCCCTCGATCTGGGCGGCGGGGGATTGTGCGTCTTTCCCCTATCAAGGCGGACGGATCCGTCTGGAAAGCGTGCCCAATGCAATCGATCAGGCCGAAGTCGTCGCTCAGAACATGCTGGGCGCGGGCAAGGACTATGTGGCGCAGCCTTGGTTCTGGTCGGATCAATACGATGTAAAATTGCAGATCGCGGGCCTCAACAGCGGCTATGACAACGTGGTCACCCGCAAGGGAGAGGGGCAGACCGTGTCCTTTTGGTACTACAAGGGCGATCAGCTGGTGGCGGTCGATGCGATGAACGATCCGCGTGCCTACATGGTGGGCAAGCGGCTGATCGATGGCGGCAAGACGGCTGAAAAGGCGGTGGTGGCCGACCCCGAGGCCGATCTGAAACCCCTTCTGAAAGCATGA
- the rsmD gene encoding 16S rRNA (guanine(966)-N(2))-methyltransferase RsmD — protein MRIIAGEFRGRALAAVGKGDAGAHLRPTTDRVRESLFNVLAHQIDFDGMRVLDLFAGTGALGLEALSRGAASVTFVDDGRVAQGLIRKNIALCRAEDRTALIRRSALKLGPNPDAPYDVIFLDPPYGKGLGEKALAVAEAGGWIAPGALIVWEESAPMQPPLGYEVQGSRKYGDTHISLMWRNVSG, from the coding sequence ATGAGGATCATCGCGGGCGAGTTTCGCGGCCGCGCCCTTGCGGCCGTGGGCAAGGGCGATGCAGGCGCGCATCTGCGGCCCACCACGGACCGGGTGCGCGAGAGCCTGTTCAACGTTTTGGCGCATCAGATCGATTTCGACGGCATGCGGGTGCTCGACCTGTTTGCGGGCACCGGTGCGCTGGGGCTCGAGGCTTTGTCGCGCGGGGCGGCTTCGGTCACCTTTGTGGATGACGGGCGCGTTGCGCAGGGGCTCATTCGCAAGAACATAGCGCTTTGCCGGGCCGAGGATCGCACCGCCCTGATCCGTCGCAGCGCGTTGAAACTGGGTCCGAACCCGGACGCGCCCTATGACGTGATCTTCCTCGATCCGCCCTATGGCAAGGGGCTTGGGGAAAAGGCGTTGGCCGTTGCAGAGGCAGGCGGTTGGATCGCCCCTGGCGCACTCATCGTCTGGGAGGAAAGCGCTCCCATGCAGCCGCCCTTAGGGTATGAGGTGCAGGGCAGCCGCAAGTATGGGGATACCCATATCTCCCTGATGTGGCGCAATGTTTCAGGGTGA
- the map gene encoding type I methionyl aminopeptidase — protein sequence MRSKDGRTTKDGIRIHDEADFAGMHVAGALAAKILDDIAQHVFPGQTTGEIDRLITQMVEDAGAKSATIGYKGYQHASCISVNHVVCHGIPGDKKLKDGDILNIDVTVIVDGWFGDTSRMYVAGKLSRKAERLIQVTHDALMKGIEAVKPGNTFGDIGHTIQAYVESQRMSVVRDFCGHGLGQVFHAPPNVLHYGRPGTGPVLEEGMFFTIEPMVNLGRPETKILADEWTAVTRDKSLSAQFEHSIGVTADGYDIFTLSPGGKFHPTYG from the coding sequence ATGAGATCGAAAGACGGTCGCACCACCAAAGACGGCATCCGCATTCACGATGAGGCCGATTTTGCAGGCATGCACGTGGCGGGTGCGCTTGCGGCAAAGATACTCGATGATATTGCGCAACATGTCTTTCCGGGGCAGACCACCGGTGAAATCGACCGTTTGATCACCCAGATGGTCGAGGACGCAGGCGCCAAGTCAGCCACCATCGGCTACAAGGGCTACCAGCACGCCAGCTGTATTTCGGTGAACCACGTGGTCTGCCACGGGATCCCCGGCGACAAGAAGCTCAAGGACGGCGATATCCTCAACATCGACGTGACGGTGATCGTCGATGGCTGGTTCGGCGACACCAGCCGAATGTACGTGGCGGGCAAGCTGTCGCGCAAGGCCGAGCGGCTGATACAAGTCACCCATGATGCCCTTATGAAGGGGATCGAAGCGGTGAAACCCGGCAATACCTTTGGCGACATCGGCCACACCATTCAGGCGTACGTAGAAAGCCAGCGGATGAGCGTGGTGCGCGATTTCTGCGGTCACGGACTGGGACAGGTGTTCCACGCGCCGCCCAATGTGCTGCACTATGGCCGTCCCGGCACCGGTCCGGTTCTTGAGGAAGGCATGTTTTTCACCATCGAACCCATGGTGAACCTTGGCCGTCCCGAGACCAAGATCCTGGCCGATGAGTGGACCGCGGTCACTCGCGACAAATCCCTGTCTGCGCAGTTCGAACACTCGATCGGTGTGACGGCGGACGGCTATGACATTTTCACCCTGTCACCCGGCGGCAAATTCCACCCGACCTACGGCTGA
- the sfsA gene encoding DNA/RNA nuclease SfsA produces MRFGTPLIPARLIRRYKRFLADCQLEDGREVTAHCANPGSMMGLAEPGMKIWLEPNDDPKKKLKYGWRLVDHENGHFTGVDTSVPNRALRAALEARQITELADYETVRAEVKYGEKSRIDFLLSQPSLPDTYVEVKSVTLSRKPALAEFPDSVTARGTKHLGELANMVAEGHRAVMLYLVQRSDCTDFAIASDIDPAYAAAFAAAQKAGVECLIYGTQLSPEGVEIAGALENRVAG; encoded by the coding sequence ATGCGCTTTGGAACCCCTCTGATCCCCGCCCGCCTGATCCGCCGCTACAAACGCTTTCTGGCTGACTGCCAGTTGGAAGACGGGCGCGAAGTAACGGCCCACTGCGCCAACCCCGGATCGATGATGGGGCTGGCTGAGCCGGGCATGAAAATCTGGCTCGAGCCCAACGATGATCCAAAGAAAAAACTGAAATACGGCTGGCGTCTCGTCGATCATGAGAACGGTCATTTCACCGGCGTCGACACCTCGGTGCCGAACCGCGCCCTGCGCGCCGCACTGGAGGCTCGCCAGATCACTGAGCTGGCAGACTACGAAACCGTGCGTGCCGAGGTAAAATATGGCGAAAAAAGCCGCATCGATTTCCTGTTGAGCCAGCCCAGCCTGCCCGACACCTATGTAGAGGTCAAAAGCGTGACCCTGTCGCGCAAACCTGCCCTGGCGGAATTTCCAGACAGCGTGACCGCGCGCGGCACCAAACACTTGGGAGAGCTGGCCAATATGGTGGCAGAAGGTCACCGTGCGGTGATGCTCTATCTGGTGCAGCGCAGTGATTGCACGGACTTCGCCATCGCTTCGGATATCGACCCTGCCTATGCCGCCGCCTTTGCCGCTGCTCAAAAGGCAGGCGTTGAGTGTCTGATCTATGGCACGCAGCTCTCGCCCGAGGGAGTAGAAATCGCCGGAGCGCTTGAAAACAGGGTTGCAGGGTGA
- a CDS encoding competence/damage-inducible protein A has protein sequence MGNPTAAMLVIGDEILSGRTRDSNMYFLAGELTKHGIDLKEVRVVSDDEEAIISGVTALSEAHDHVFTSGGIGPTHDDITADCIAKAFGAHLDVREDARAILQEHYDKSGTELNAARLRMARIPDGAGLIENPVSAAPGFSIKNVHVMAGVPSVFEAMVASVLPTLTGGSPLLSQTLRVMRGEGEIAGHLSALAADFTDLSIGCYPFQKDGAFGANVVVRGADGAQVDAAVTRLARELGI, from the coding sequence ATGGGCAATCCAACCGCTGCAATGCTGGTTATCGGGGATGAAATCCTGTCGGGGCGCACGCGCGATTCGAACATGTACTTTCTGGCTGGGGAACTCACCAAGCACGGCATCGACCTGAAGGAAGTGCGCGTGGTGAGCGATGATGAAGAGGCGATCATCTCAGGCGTCACAGCCCTGTCCGAGGCGCATGACCATGTCTTTACCAGCGGCGGCATCGGCCCCACCCATGACGACATCACCGCCGACTGCATCGCCAAGGCATTTGGTGCGCATCTGGATGTGCGTGAAGATGCCCGCGCGATCCTGCAGGAGCACTATGACAAATCGGGCACCGAGTTGAACGCGGCGCGCCTGCGCATGGCGCGCATTCCTGATGGCGCCGGCCTCATTGAAAACCCGGTTTCTGCCGCTCCTGGGTTTTCCATCAAGAACGTGCATGTCATGGCGGGTGTTCCGTCGGTGTTCGAGGCGATGGTGGCCAGCGTTCTGCCGACCCTGACCGGGGGTAGCCCTTTGTTGTCGCAGACCCTGCGCGTCATGCGCGGAGAGGGAGAGATTGCAGGCCACCTGTCTGCCCTCGCGGCAGATTTCACTGATCTGTCGATCGGCTGCTACCCGTTCCAGAAAGACGGAGCCTTTGGTGCCAATGTCGTCGTGCGCGGTGCTGACGGGGCGCAGGTGGATGCGGCGGTAACCCGGCTGGCGCGGGAGCTGGGCATTTGA